GTGGCGTAAGCGTCCTGTGGTTCATAGTCTGGACACTGGTTTGTTTCAGCGGTCCGGAGACCCATCCCTTCATAAGCGATACCGAAAGAAAGTACATCATGGACTCGATGAACGAGCAAACGCGAAAGCAAACTAGATCGATACCTTGGCGCCACATGGCAACCTCGACTCCGCTCTGGGCCCTACTAGTGGGTAAGTTCGGCCACGACTGGGGATTCTTCACGATGGTTACCGACCTCCCACTCTACATGAGCAACGTCCTAAAGTTCTCCATAACCTCGAACGGACTCCTAACCGCTATACCCTACGTGGCGATGTGGATCCTGAGCAATATATCCTCCGTCTATGCCGACTGGCTTATAAAACGTGGCAAGATGTCGACCACCAACGTCCGCAAGGCCTTCACCACTGTTGGTTCGGTCGGACCGGCGATTTTCCTCGTAGCCGCGTCGTACGCCGGATGCGatcgcgtcgtcgtcgtcgtacTCTTCGTAATTGGAATGGGACTGATGGGGCCGTTTTATCCAGGCCTTATGGTCAACGGCGTTGACCTCAGTCCCAACTACTCCGGGACCATGATGGCCATGATGACCGCGGTCGGTGCCGTAGACGGTATGCTGGCGCCCTACTTGATCGGCATACTCACCCCCAATCAGACGCTGGTCGAGTGGAGAACCGTATTCTGGATCACCTTCGTCGTGCTCTTGGTTGCCAACCTGGTCGTACTGATCTGGGTTGACGGTGAGGTCCAGTACTGGAATGACCTTGGAAACCACCAGAGCCAAGGTCGCAAGgaccttgagaaaaaattcaagcccAGTGAAAGCAGCGGGGATCCGGAGAGCAAGGCAGTCACGTAGAGAATCTTGTGTGAAATCTTCACAGATATCCAAAAATCGTCTCCACGTGAAACGATTCGTTTTTAAGGTCCATTGGAACAAATTTCTTGAGCTGTCACTTCGTGCTTCGCACATTGGTCTTTGTCCAATTCTGGATTACGATGTGGCAAAACGTTCCACCGGCATCTATCATCGTCCGTAAGGTGAAAGGcacttttgatttttgttctaaaatttcaaatgctGTCTTCGGATATACGACAAAAATTGCAGACCCTGTTCGAGGAGGtgattgttatttatttttttttaaattttttgtcacgTGAAAACGGCCAGTGATCAATTCCATAAGTCACGGACTTCAAGTTTGATTTTGTTGTTCGGATTAATCCAGAAAAATATCGCAATCTTAAACAGTGTCACGAAGATGGAAAGTGATCGTTTTGCGTTTGGAAAAATCTCATTGCTTTCGTACAAACTGTGTATTTATTGTAAGATATACTTTGCGATAGAGTTGGTTAACACGTTATGAGAAGCTCTTCGATATCGAATGTACACATTTTCGTCGATCCCTAACGTCCAATACACCAGATACGAAAATGAACGCACTCCGCTGCGTTCGAAATTATATCAAGATTGTGTGTATTTTAATTCCTTATTCTCTTTGTCACATCAGCGAATCTACCGAAGAATGTCATTGAAATTCTGCAGAGATTTCATATTCAGGTTAAAATGTTCACGCTACGTACATTCGGAAGATAGTGTATCTTCGTACGCGTGTttaatcgtataaaaaaaaataaaaaaaaacaattcaacgATAACAAGAATCGGTCGCAAAACATCTGATTTTAAATTGTTaagataaattattaaactcGTTCACAGCTGTATTTCAagcacacacacaaacacgcAATGAATGCTTCAAACAATGTCGTCGTCTTCCGCTCGTTTGGGGAATTGATTAGATTATAAAAACCCAAAATCTAGATTGATAATTGCAAAATGCAAACTAATTTAGGATCAAATTTGACCAAATTATTTCTATGTAGCATATGCTTGGAGATTATTAGcggataataaaaaatcgttgttctaataatatttttgaggACTTTTAATAATTATCCGGGAAATCATTCAATGCAATGTGAAAAATAACTCGCTGATGACGTTATGAAAGGCAATAAGTTTTGagggataaaatttttaacacaagTTCGCGATTCgaccaatatttttttcttcaacgttcAATgtttacgaaataataatttctatcTTTAATATTTATCCATAATGATAATTTTAGTCACTGAACCTTGCAATTaattacagttgaaaaaagttacttatacttgaaatttttaggttTTGGAATTCAGTCGAAACTTTATGTTCTGAATCTAAAAGTTTATATGCGCTATAGTGAAAAATCGCTAGGAATTTCGAATGCATTTCAATAATCAAGGTTAAAATTTTACGCTAGATCGACACAAATCTCATACAATATGAGTCGAGTAGCGTATCAGACTATCTTCAAGCAAGTAAACGGTGATTAACTGTCGACAATATTTGCGGTGTTGATTTGATCTggataagaatttttttgattgttATTTCTACTGAATAATGAAGGAAGATGGTGATAATCTCTCGTATCCGATTCATCTTgtgattttattacaaatttatctGTATTTAAGATCAGATATTACGTAGGTTTTTCAATATCttaaataaatcgttttaataattttcgatCTCAATTACATCGCATTCCTATCGTTCATTTGATTCCAATATCGCACGAGCCAAAGGAAATGATTTGGCACGTTTCATTTCACATTGGCGAAAATGTTTGGAATCTTTTGTAACGATTTCTAGgttcgataaaaattcttcgaatcTTAGTGAAATCGTAAACTAGTagaaaatcgttaaaaattcaataattcagAAGATTTagggaaaaacaaaacaaaattcttaTCGCCTGCTTTTCTGTCGAATTCCTTAAACTCATTCTGTATTAACTACCGCGTAGATTCTCGATACAGATACGACATTCTTTTACATCGTAACGATAAGCACAATGCTCGTGTTCACACTTCGACATAGTTATGTAAAGTGAAAATCCACAAAATGTAACTGGCTGCACTGCCGCAAATAGAATTGCAATACGACAAAAAAGATTATTCGATCCTTCTGCAAGACAAATTACACACGCACAGTGTCAATTATACCTTATACTCGTTGTGACGTTGCAGCGTTGGTCTGATTACACGATCAAtgaaaagaaacagaaaagaaaCATCGAGGCTTGAAACGAAGCAAAGTTCGTCAACAGTTTATgcaataatttgttaaatCAAGTCGAATCAAATCAAATTGTTTAACGTTTATGATAAATCaaacaatgaaattgaagaaagaaaaaaaaaaaattcaaacaactTGTCAGACGATTCCCTAAATTTTCTTAAGCTATGTTTTACCACAgcaaatttcttttaattccTCGTTCTCCGTAGGATTCTCGCAATAATCGCTtgataaatcaattatttccccCACTGCAAACCTCTGAGATGCACACGAGAAATGAGTGTCGCGTATTTCTACGTTGGTGGGGGAGTCGAAATCCCACTTAAAGTTGGAGTGGGATGGGTTTTCTCCTCTTGAAGGGATATAACTAATTGAGAAACGCACTGCGAGCGTTATTTACGCATGGGCaagttaattttcaaatagcTCCGTGGTAGAATTGGTCTGCTCTTCAAACGGTTCACACTGACCATATTCTACCGGTAGattgaattagaaaaaaaaaagtttacctCCTCTTTTAccaatttccaattttctccCACACAAATCACCGGACCGAAAAATACCGCACGGACGTctgcttcattttttttttctttcctttccttcaATTCTTCCCTTTATTCTTCGAGTTCCTGCAACGATTTTGAATCGACTCACCGCATATTACAAGGATGTTTTCGTCTTGGACACTCTGTTgtaagttgagaaaaaaaaaagatatcttaacatttttataacacAAATTTTCGCATTGAGTAatcattgttgtttttttttttttgggggggggggggggagaaaagGCTAGatacgtacatatttttaattttgcaacagtccgaaaaaattgttttgtaaattttgcgTTTCAATTATCTTTTTTACTCTCACTTGGTCACGAAATCAAGTTTTTGATCAAATCATGTCAATTTATATTCACATTTTACTACTCGTGATAAATGATCTTCGCAtgtatcgaaataaaaaagtaaaataaaaagaaaaaaattcaaccctgCTTGTCATAACAGAAATTTACCTGTTTGTAAATTCAAGCAATCGCAATTTAATTATGCATCAGGAAAACGaacatgttgaaaaattgtattacgAGAGTTGGATTTCTATTCGTATCGAGTCGagaaatataatacataaaaCCATGAAAAGTTATTATGGTTCGATGATaaatcgtgaatttttcaatgagaccgacaaattattttatccctgtagaaataaatttccgTTCCAAATTCCGgagaattttctttctcaattatttttaataagaCAAAATTTAGTACCTACGTTTAaataagtaatttttttacgatttattttcatataaacCTTGGCACAATTTGTAGCTATAATCGGTTTAATAATATGCAACTGTTCAGAAAATTCTACATAGTCGAATTGAATCAattaatactttgaaaaaaagtaagaagaaagaaacagaaaaaaagaaaacagaggGGCGTGAGGACCAATTTTTTTGCTGTTGCAAACTGTCTAGATTTTAATGAAACGCataaacaaatgaaactaACAAGGTTATCCAGCAAGAATGTCGGTTTTCTGAACTTTGATTATCCAAGTCGTTAATTATTGGAATTctagaaataacaataataatttttggcgGTTACGCCCTTAT
This region of Neodiprion virginianus isolate iyNeoVirg1 chromosome 7, iyNeoVirg1.1, whole genome shotgun sequence genomic DNA includes:
- the LOC124308530 gene encoding sialin-like, with the protein product MLSFWRKFNSKLPQRWIMAVMACLALTNAYTMRISLSLAITDMVASKESSSNDTSSDDTCPSTDSTSSSTSTGGTYEWDEYTQGVILSSFFWGYIVTQIPGGILADKFGGKYTLGLGILSTAIFTLLTPLVVEKFDSTGLIVLRVLMGFGEGTTFPALNALIAQWSPPQERSKIGTLVMTGTQVGTILGNAVTGVLIEYSSIGWPIVFYVYGGVSVLWFIVWTLVCFSGPETHPFISDTERKYIMDSMNEQTRKQTRSIPWRHMATSTPLWALLVGKFGHDWGFFTMVTDLPLYMSNVLKFSITSNGLLTAIPYVAMWILSNISSVYADWLIKRGKMSTTNVRKAFTTVGSVGPAIFLVAASYAGCDRVVVVVLFVIGMGLMGPFYPGLMVNGVDLSPNYSGTMMAMMTAVGAVDGMLAPYLIGILTPNQTLVEWRTVFWITFVVLLVANLVVLIWVDGEVQYWNDLGNHQSQGRKDLEKKFKPSESSGDPESKAVT